TAGACTAAGAATACCAATAAAAATCTTACCTATGGAATTTTATGATCTTAACTGATGCTCAAATACTTTCGGAAATGGAGAAAAAAAGGATCCTTATCGAACCGTTTCGACGTGAATGCCTTGGCTCTAACAGTTATGATGTTCATCTCGGAAAGCATCTCGCTGTATATGAAGACGATGTTCTGGATTGCAAAAAAGATAATGCCATTCGGCATTTTGAAATTCCGGAAGACGGTTTTTTGTTATTGCCTACCAAACTTTATCTGGGCGTGACCGAAGAATACACCGAAACTCACGCTCATGTTCCTTTTTTGGAAGGAAAATCCAGTATTGGAAGATTGGGAATTGATATTCATGCTACAGCTGGAAAGGGCGATGTTGGCTATTGCAATACTTGGACGCTTGAAATTTCGGTCCGCCAGCCGGTAAAAATATATGCCGGAATGCCCATTGGCCAATTAATCTATTTTGAAGTATCCGGCAATATTGAAATGCCATATAACCGAAAAGATTCTGCTAAATACAATGAACGTACTGTGAAACCGATCAGCTCTAGGATGTTCAGGAATTTTAACCCACAATCCAACCGATGGAAGTAATAACATAGAACAGCTCTGCTATGCCGTTATCCAGCCAAATTTTTGTTCCGCTTTTCCGTGCATTAATTTCCCTTGAAAGTCAGAACTCTTTTTTAAAACTATTTGCTACTTCGTTATTTGAAAATATACCAGCCGAAGAACTGAGCGTGATAACATCAAGTTCTCATTCATCTTTTCACAGAACTTGGTGCGCCTGCTCTGGTCCATCCGGAATTATTGAGAACTATGATCGTGTAATCATAGAACAGAACAATAATTTTTATAAAACAGTCCTTTTGAAAGCAGAAACTTTTCAAAAAAAACTTGAAGATAACGCGTTTCCGTGGTCGGTTTTTTCACGAAACGATCATTCTACTTTTGTATGTTTTCCTGTCACATCGCATGATTCAATAATCGGATCTCTCAATGTTGGCAGAACCAAACCTAATTTTAGCGATTCAGAACTTTATTTGATTCAGGCTTATACCGATTTGTTATCTCTGGCTTTACTCATTCATAAATTTAAAGACGATTATCAAGCCCTCAATGATAAGCTGCAAGCTATTGAAAAAGAAACAAAAGAAAGCAAGGAGCGGTTCACTCAAACCGGTAACAACTTGGATGCGTGTAAATCAATGTTGCACCATTTCCACGAGATGTTAAACGTACTGAATCATAATTCTTCACACATTTCCAAATCTATTCTTCAATCCTTACTGGTTATTTCTGATTCGATGAGTATTTCATTAAGTTCTTTGACTGCAGGGTCAGAGTTTCACGAAAAAAATGGAATGGCTGACTGTAAGAAATTGATCAAGGAACTCAGCGATAATTTGAATGTGGATATTAAATCCGAGAATTTTTTTTCATTTCTTTTACCGGTCAATTATGACGTATTGCTTCAGTCGTTGACAACTATATTAAACCAATTAAAGAAAAGCGGATCAATCAGACTTAGTGTATTCGTTCAAAATAATCAGTCACATTTTTGTATGACTACAGGAACAAGCGCTCCGGATTATTTACTCCAGCAAGATTGTCATTCAATAGCTTCTGACATTGATGATCCGCTCATTCTGACAGAAATTATAAAATTACGTTTAATAAGCGCCAAAATAAAATCGAATAAAAAAGGAGACATCCTTGATTTGGACGTCGCCTTTGACATAGTACCTCATCCGGAACAAGTAGCTATGACGGAACAAACAGTTGCTGGTGATAATCAAATTTTAATTGTCGACGATGATGATGCATTACGTGAATTGCTTGCCGATATTCTGGAATCCAGAGGATATCATGTTATTGCATCGGCGGATGGTTTTAAAGCTCTTGAATTGATACAGCAGGAAAAGATTTCGTTGGTGATTTCTGATTTTGAAATGCCCAAAATTAACGGCGTTGAACTTGCCAAACAGATTAAAGCTCTTAAACCTAATCTTCCAATTGCTATTATTACAGGATGGGGAAATGATTTGAAAGAAAATTCGTCTTATTTTGATCAAATCCTTGCAAAACCATTTAATCTTACCGAAGTGCTAAAAATGGTTGAGAATTGTTTATCGATTAATCCAACGGACCGCCCATGATACTATCGCGTTCTATTTTAATAGTCGACGACGAAGAAAAAGTCATCGATGTCTTAAAAAAAACTTTCGAAGATGATTATACTGTTTACACTTCACGCGGTGGAATAGAGGGGCTCAGTCAACTTAGAGAACATTCTGTCCAGGTGATTATTACAGATGAACGTATGCCTAAAATGAGCGGGATGCAGTTCTTAAAAGAGGCTCAAACAATCAACCCTCGTACTGTAAATATCATATTAACCGCTTATACGGATATTACCGTCGCTATCGATGCGATCAATAGCGGCAATGTGTACAGGTACATAATAAAACCTTGGGATACCGAGGAATTACGTTTAACTGTTCGTCAGGCTTTTGAATTATATTATCTTCAGACTGAAAATAAATCGTTGACGGACGAACTGCTTCAAAAAAATAAAATGCTGGAAAGTAAAATTATCGAACTCAAAACTGCTCAAGAAAAGTTATTACGCACTGAAAAATTCATGACTATAGGGCAACTCACAGCCAGCATTGGGCACGAGTTAAAAAATCCTCTATCACGGATCAAGTCATCGGCGGCCGTTCTTCAATCGGAAATTAATGAAGCATCGGATGAAGTAAGGGAATTATTGCGAATTATTGATAACGAAGTAATGATTTCGACAAAAATCATTAACGATTTATTGGATTTTTCCCGTGAACGTCAAGCTATTCTAAACAAAACGAATTTGGATAAAGTTATTGATCAAACTTTGCAACGCTTAAAAATCCCGTCATACATCACTATTGAAAAAAATACCGGTAGTGACATACCTGATTTATTTTTGGATGAGGGTCAAATCCAACAAATCTTAGTGAACGTTCTTCTTAATGCAATTCAAGCAATGGACGAAAATGGGGGAAAGCTATATATTCGGACATCTGTCAATGCTGATAAAGTACAATTGTCCATTAAAGATACCGGGTGCGGAATGAATGCCGAGCAGATTAAAAAAATATTTGAACCGCTTTATACGACTAAGCCCAAAGGCATTGGATTGGGAATGTCGGTTGTCAAA
The nucleotide sequence above comes from bacterium. Encoded proteins:
- a CDS encoding response regulator, producing the protein MKAETFQKKLEDNAFPWSVFSRNDHSTFVCFPVTSHDSIIGSLNVGRTKPNFSDSELYLIQAYTDLLSLALLIHKFKDDYQALNDKLQAIEKETKESKERFTQTGNNLDACKSMLHHFHEMLNVLNHNSSHISKSILQSLLVISDSMSISLSSLTAGSEFHEKNGMADCKKLIKELSDNLNVDIKSENFFSFLLPVNYDVLLQSLTTILNQLKKSGSIRLSVFVQNNQSHFCMTTGTSAPDYLLQQDCHSIASDIDDPLILTEIIKLRLISAKIKSNKKGDILDLDVAFDIVPHPEQVAMTEQTVAGDNQILIVDDDDALRELLADILESRGYHVIASADGFKALELIQQEKISLVISDFEMPKINGVELAKQIKALKPNLPIAIITGWGNDLKENSSYFDQILAKPFNLTEVLKMVENCLSINPTDRP
- the dcd gene encoding dCTP deaminase, translated to MILTDAQILSEMEKKRILIEPFRRECLGSNSYDVHLGKHLAVYEDDVLDCKKDNAIRHFEIPEDGFLLLPTKLYLGVTEEYTETHAHVPFLEGKSSIGRLGIDIHATAGKGDVGYCNTWTLEISVRQPVKIYAGMPIGQLIYFEVSGNIEMPYNRKDSAKYNERTVKPISSRMFRNFNPQSNRWK
- a CDS encoding response regulator; translation: MILSRSILIVDDEEKVIDVLKKTFEDDYTVYTSRGGIEGLSQLREHSVQVIITDERMPKMSGMQFLKEAQTINPRTVNIILTAYTDITVAIDAINSGNVYRYIIKPWDTEELRLTVRQAFELYYLQTENKSLTDELLQKNKMLESKIIELKTAQEKLLRTEKFMTIGQLTASIGHELKNPLSRIKSSAAVLQSEINEASDEVRELLRIIDNEVMISTKIINDLLDFSRERQAILNKTNLDKVIDQTLQRLKIPSYITIEKNTGSDIPDLFLDEGQIQQILVNVLLNAIQAMDENGGKLYIRTSVNADKVQLSIKDTGCGMNAEQIKKIFEPLYTTKPKGIGLGMSVVKMLLDKHNAEIKVESRENIGTTVTILFPMQN